The Streptomyces sp. CC0208 genome window below encodes:
- a CDS encoding cyclophilin-like fold protein: protein MNSAALGVLARAVTATTLVLTAAACTHTSPASSPATTTGQQTPTTEAPTAPSDRNTAMDIQVTLDGRPVGARLNDSPAARDFAALLPLTVDLKDFHHTERIADLPRRLTTSGAPEPRTPKAGDLAYYAPWGNLALFYRDGDSANADLLILGSIDADTDRLAGADRITVEAAP from the coding sequence GTGAACTCGGCCGCCCTCGGTGTCCTCGCCCGTGCCGTCACCGCCACCACTCTCGTGCTGACCGCGGCGGCTTGCACCCACACCTCCCCAGCCTCCTCGCCGGCGACCACCACCGGGCAGCAGACGCCGACAACCGAGGCACCCACCGCACCATCCGACAGGAACACCGCCATGGACATCCAAGTCACCCTCGACGGCCGCCCCGTCGGCGCCCGCTTGAACGACAGCCCTGCCGCCCGTGACTTCGCCGCGCTGCTCCCGCTCACTGTGGACCTGAAGGACTTCCACCACACAGAGCGGATCGCCGACCTGCCGCGCAGGCTGACCACCTCCGGCGCTCCCGAGCCGCGCACGCCGAAGGCGGGCGACCTGGCCTACTACGCGCCCTGGGGCAACCTGGCCCTCTTCTACCGCGACGGCGACTCCGCCAACGCCGACCTGCTGATCCTCGGCAGCATCGACGCCGACACCGACAGGCTTGCCGGGGCCGACCGCATCACCGTCGAAGCCGCGCCCTGA
- a CDS encoding SDR family NAD(P)-dependent oxidoreductase — MTTFALIGAGPGLGLATARRFGSAGHTVALIARDAERLEEMTAELARDGIQARGFTADVLDIESLDAALYAAAADPGPIEILQYSPVPSADFMRPVLDTSADDLDAPLAFSVNGAVTAVNAVLPGMRELGRGTLLFVNGSSAVRPNPNVAGTSIAFAAESAYARMLHDTLAGENIHAAQLIIPGAIRPDAEHSSPDALAQRLYDIHQQRDGFRHYAEPLPGQSPGRHP; from the coding sequence ATGACGACCTTCGCTCTCATCGGCGCCGGCCCCGGTCTCGGGCTGGCCACCGCCCGCCGCTTCGGAAGCGCCGGCCACACCGTCGCCCTCATCGCCCGCGACGCCGAGCGCCTGGAGGAGATGACCGCCGAGCTGGCCCGTGACGGTATCCAGGCGCGCGGTTTCACCGCCGACGTCCTCGACATCGAGTCACTGGACGCGGCCCTGTACGCGGCTGCGGCCGATCCGGGCCCCATCGAGATCCTCCAGTACAGCCCGGTGCCGAGCGCCGACTTCATGAGGCCGGTCCTCGACACCAGCGCCGACGACCTCGACGCGCCGCTCGCCTTCTCCGTCAATGGCGCCGTCACCGCCGTGAACGCCGTCCTGCCCGGCATGCGCGAACTCGGCCGCGGCACTCTGCTGTTCGTCAACGGCTCCAGCGCCGTACGCCCCAACCCGAACGTGGCCGGCACGTCGATCGCGTTCGCCGCCGAGAGCGCCTACGCCCGCATGCTGCACGACACGCTCGCCGGGGAGAACATCCACGCCGCCCAGCTGATCATCCCGGGCGCCATCCGGCCCGACGCCGAGCACAGCAGCCCCGACGCGCTGGCACAGCGGCTGTACGACATCCACCAGCAGCGCGACGGATTCCGCCACTACGCCGAGCCCCTGCCCGGTCAATCCCCGGGACGACACCCGTGA
- a CDS encoding helix-turn-helix transcriptional regulator has translation MTANVPLNELGEFLKKRRAELSPHTVGLPESDRPRRVDGLRREEVAQLASISTDYYTRLEQGRMQASAPVLDVLARVLHLDDDERGYLFQLAGKTTSRTRRRGRQKVQPQLQRVLDDLTATPAVVQGRRGDILAWNALAAALVTDFSQIPEKHRNYPRIIFTDPAMRTLYADWETSAQISVAQLRMEAAKYPEDPRLTELVGELSMRDKQFARWWGDHRVAARTVGTKTLNHPVVGELVLDWDTLTANTDPDQHLTVWTAAPGSPTHERLRILASWAADHHLPASPPLV, from the coding sequence ATGACCGCCAACGTTCCCCTCAATGAGCTGGGAGAATTCCTCAAGAAGCGCCGCGCCGAGCTGAGCCCGCACACGGTCGGGCTGCCCGAAAGCGACAGGCCCCGGCGCGTGGACGGGTTGCGCCGCGAGGAGGTCGCCCAGCTCGCCAGCATCAGCACCGACTACTACACCCGCCTCGAACAGGGCCGTATGCAGGCGTCCGCACCCGTGCTGGACGTTCTCGCCCGGGTGCTGCATCTGGATGACGACGAGCGCGGCTACCTCTTCCAGCTCGCGGGCAAGACCACCAGCCGCACCCGCCGCCGCGGCCGGCAGAAGGTCCAGCCGCAGCTGCAGCGGGTCCTGGACGACCTGACCGCCACCCCGGCCGTCGTGCAGGGCCGGCGCGGGGACATCCTGGCCTGGAACGCGCTGGCCGCCGCGCTGGTCACCGACTTCTCCCAGATCCCGGAAAAGCACCGCAACTACCCGCGGATCATCTTCACGGATCCGGCGATGCGCACCCTGTACGCCGACTGGGAGACCTCCGCGCAGATCTCCGTGGCCCAGTTGCGCATGGAGGCCGCCAAGTATCCCGAGGACCCCCGCCTGACCGAGCTGGTCGGCGAACTGTCCATGCGGGACAAGCAGTTCGCCCGCTGGTGGGGCGACCACCGGGTGGCCGCCCGCACCGTGGGCACGAAGACTCTGAACCACCCGGTCGTCGGCGAGCTCGTCCTGGACTGGGACACCCTCACCGCCAACACCGACCCCGACCAGCACCTGACTGTCTGGACCGCCGCCCCCGGCTCCCCCACCCACGAGCGGTTGCGCATCCTCGCGTCCTGGGCCGCCGACCACCATCTGCCCGCGTCGCCGCCACTCGTCTGA
- a CDS encoding TetR/AcrR family transcriptional regulator: MATEVKLSPRERLLEAAATLTYRDGVNIGVEALCKAAGVSKRSMYQLFESKDELLAASLKERASAYVATLLPPADDSRSSRERILRVFAQAELQSGAPEFRGCRYLAVQIELKDQSHPASRVAHQVKANLTAFFRAEAEQGGASDPDLLARQLSLVFDGASARAGIQADTLTGLITPTVTTLLDAAGVR; the protein is encoded by the coding sequence ATGGCCACCGAAGTGAAACTGAGCCCCAGGGAGCGCCTGCTGGAAGCGGCGGCCACGCTCACCTACCGAGACGGCGTCAACATCGGCGTCGAGGCGCTGTGCAAGGCGGCGGGGGTGTCGAAGCGCTCCATGTACCAGCTGTTCGAGAGCAAGGACGAACTCCTGGCGGCAAGCCTGAAGGAGCGCGCCTCCGCCTACGTGGCGACACTTCTGCCCCCGGCGGACGACAGCCGTTCATCCCGCGAGCGGATCCTGCGCGTCTTCGCACAGGCGGAACTGCAGTCGGGCGCACCCGAGTTCCGCGGCTGCCGGTACCTGGCCGTGCAGATCGAACTCAAGGACCAGAGTCACCCCGCGAGCCGGGTCGCCCATCAGGTCAAGGCGAACCTGACCGCCTTCTTCCGCGCCGAGGCCGAACAGGGCGGGGCGAGCGATCCCGATCTGCTGGCCCGGCAGCTCAGCCTGGTCTTCGACGGCGCCAGCGCCCGCGCGGGAATCCAGGCCGACACCCTCACCGGCCTCATCACCCCCACGGTGACCACCCTGCTCGACGCGGCAGGCGTGCGCTGA
- a CDS encoding SNG1 family protein, with protein MTPVPPFRVLRAKPLWMANGVITGVLALLFAVFYVGANIDPADHLTKLPVGLVDADKGATVGGKQVDLGARITESIKKSTASGGRIDWKVMDEREMKEELGKGKLFGALVVPADFTSSATALTGTAPTATPARPTLTVLTNQSAGSIGSGLARTATTRAAENASLQLGKELTAQIGTAQARLPAAARVLLADPAAVTVEDGHPLGSHSGLGLTAFYYALTLVVVGMLAANVISGQVDHALGYTHNDMGPRRLHRPLIRATRVQTLAISGTLMAGLSLLMGTLVMAGAVGIMGMDASHLPLLWLYSVCAVAVTGIGALTLLAVFGTPGMLLVTLVFIGMAVPTSGATTPLEALPGFYRFLAEFEPLRQITGGVRSILYYDAQGDAGLTRGWVMMAAGLVAAALFGFGVLGWYDRKGLHRIPVEPAPGKTAVPA; from the coding sequence ATGACCCCTGTTCCCCCCTTCCGCGTCCTGCGCGCCAAGCCGCTGTGGATGGCCAACGGCGTCATCACGGGCGTACTCGCGCTGCTGTTCGCCGTGTTCTACGTCGGCGCCAACATCGATCCGGCCGACCACCTGACCAAACTGCCCGTCGGTCTGGTCGACGCCGACAAGGGAGCCACTGTCGGCGGCAAGCAGGTCGACCTCGGGGCCCGGATCACCGAGTCGATCAAGAAGTCGACCGCGAGCGGGGGCAGGATCGACTGGAAGGTGATGGACGAGAGGGAGATGAAGGAGGAGCTCGGCAAGGGCAAGCTGTTCGGCGCGCTCGTCGTCCCCGCCGACTTCACCTCCTCCGCCACCGCACTGACCGGCACCGCACCCACCGCGACCCCGGCCCGACCGACGCTGACGGTGCTGACCAACCAGTCCGCCGGCAGCATCGGCTCCGGCCTGGCCCGGACGGCGACGACCCGGGCAGCCGAGAACGCCTCGCTCCAGCTGGGCAAGGAGCTGACCGCCCAGATCGGGACCGCGCAGGCGCGGCTGCCCGCAGCGGCGCGCGTCCTGCTCGCCGACCCGGCCGCCGTCACGGTCGAGGACGGCCACCCCCTCGGTTCACACAGCGGCCTGGGCCTGACGGCGTTCTACTACGCGCTCACCCTGGTGGTCGTCGGCATGCTCGCCGCCAACGTCATCAGCGGCCAGGTCGACCACGCGCTCGGCTACACCCACAACGACATGGGCCCGCGGCGCCTGCACCGCCCGCTGATCCGGGCGACCCGGGTGCAGACCCTCGCCATCAGCGGCACCCTCATGGCCGGTCTGTCCCTGCTGATGGGCACCCTGGTCATGGCGGGCGCGGTCGGCATCATGGGCATGGACGCCTCCCACCTGCCCCTGCTGTGGCTGTACTCGGTGTGCGCCGTCGCCGTCACCGGGATCGGCGCCCTCACTCTCCTCGCCGTCTTCGGCACGCCAGGCATGCTGTTGGTCACGTTGGTCTTCATCGGGATGGCGGTACCCACGTCCGGCGCCACCACCCCCCTTGAGGCACTGCCCGGCTTCTACCGCTTCCTCGCGGAGTTCGAGCCGCTGCGGCAGATCACCGGGGGTGTCCGTTCGATCCTCTACTACGACGCCCAGGGTGACGCCGGTCTGACGCGGGGCTGGGTCATGATGGCGGCCGGACTCGTGGCGGCCGCGCTGTTCGGCTTCGGCGTGCTGGGGTGGTACGACCGCAAGGGGCTGCACCGCATCCCGGTGGAGCCGGCGCCCGGCAAGACCGCCGTCCCGGCGTAG